A window of Acidobacteriota bacterium genomic DNA:
AATGTTCTTGCCGGTCGACAGGTCCATCACCGTGTCGGCGCCCCACAGCGTGGACCAGCGCAGCTTCTCCACTTCCTCGTCGATGGACGAGGAGACGGCGGAGTTACCGATATTGGCGTTGATCTTTACCAGGAAGTTGCGGCCGATGATCATCGGCTCGAGCTCGGGGTGATTGATGTTCGCCGGGATGATGGCGCGGCCGCGCGCCACTTCATCGCGCACGAAATCGGCCGGCAGGCCCTCTCGCGAAGCGATGTAGGCCATCTCGGGCGTGATCTCGCCCTTGCGCGCGTAGTGCAGCTGGGTGACTGGCTGACCGGCCTTCGCCGCGGCACGGCGCGGCGCCACCCACGCTTCGCGCAGCTTCGGCAGGCCCGCGCGCGGATCGTGTCCCTGCGGACCGCTGGTGTCGTACAGGCGAATCGACGGCTCGCCGCCGCCGAGCGCGACCTCGCGGAACGGCACGCGCAGGGTCGTCTCGCCGGCGGGCGTCTGCACCACCTGCTCGTCGTAGACCTTGGTGGAATTGGGATAGGCCTCTTCGTACGTCGAGGCAACTGGCACTGGCGTGGACTTCTTCATTCCGCTCTCCCTCCGCCGGTCTGAACCGGTTTCCGCCTTCGCGGCGGTCCTGTACGCCGCTTCGGCGGACAGGCAGGTTCCAGGGTGTTTCTCAACTCGCCGTGAATCGACGAATACCCCTGGCGGTAAGCCTTCAAGTTATCACGGGGCCGCCGATGAGCTTCGGGTAGAATGCCCGTGCCTTCCCCCAGACCCATGGAACTGACCGGCCGCTCGCTCGGGCACTACCGCGTCGAGGAAGAGATCAGCCGAGGCGGCATGGGTGTGGTCTACCGGGCCACCGACACGCGCCTCAACCGCGATGTCGCGCTGAAGGTCCTTCCGCAGGAACTCACTCACAGCGATGACGTGCGGCGACGTTTCCTGAAAGAGGCGCAGGCCGCTTCGGCGTTGGAACACCCGCACATCGCCGTGATTCATGGCGCCGACGAAGTCGACGGCGTGGCTTACATCGCGATGGAGCTGATCCGTGGCGAGAAGCTCAGCGACCTGCTGACCCGCAGCAAGTTGCCCGCGGCGCGGTCGCTGGAACTGGCGGCCGAGATCGCCGCCGGACTGGCGCGGGCCCACGAGAAGGGCATCGTCCATCGCGACCTGAAGCCCGCCAACGTCATGGTCACCGACGAAGGCCACGCCAAGATCATCGACTTCGGTATCGCAAAGCTCATTGAGGTATCCGCCACGGCGGGGGCCCAAACGCAGACCGGCCGCGACACCGGCGTGGGCGTGGTGCTCGGCACCATGACCTACATGTCGCCCGAGCAGGCGCGCGGCGAAGTCGTTGACCACCGCAGCGATATCTTCTCGTTCGGCATTCTGCTGCACGAGATGCTGGCAGGACAGCCGCCGTTCCGCGGCAAGACCGGCATCGAAACGGCCAGCGCAATTCTGCATGAGGCCGCGCCTCGCCTGCCCTCCCTCGGTCCGACCGTCATCGCCGAAGCCGGTGCGGACATTCAGCGCATTGTCGACAAGTGCCTCGCCAAGGACCCCGCCGATCGCTACCAGGGCATGAAGGATGCGGTGGTCGACATCCGCGCCGCCCGGCGGCGTCTCGACACGGGTCCGCAGGCTGCCGCGGCACCGGCGACGCCGGCACCAATGCGCGTGCCGACCTGGGGCTGGCTGGTTGCGGCCGTCGCCGTAGCCGCGGTTGCCGGGGTCGTGCTGTTCACCCGCGGCGAGGCCGAGAGCAGCTCCGACGTTGTCGGGGGATCAGGCAAGCCGTCAGTGGCGGTGTTGTATTTCGACAATACCACCGGCGACAAGGAACTTGACTGGATGCGCACCGGCATCACCGAGATGGTGGTGACCGACCTGTCGCAGTCGCAGGGCATCGAGGTGGTGGGCACCGATCGCCTCTACGGCATCCTCTCGGAGCTCAATCGCCAGGACGATCGTATGCTGTCGCCCGAGGCGATTAGCGAAGTCGCCGCGCGCACCGGCGTCACCAACGTCGTGGTGGGCAGCTACGTCCGCTCGGGCGATGCGATTCGCATCAACGTTCGGCTGCAGGAGGCCAAGACCGGCCGCATCATCTCGTCGGAGCGCGTTGACGGCACCAGCACGTCGGCGCTGTTCTCGATGATCGACGACCTGTCGCGCCGCATTCGAACAAAGTTCGAAGGGCTGCGGGCTGAGGCGGCCATGTTGACCGCTCCCGGCGTGGGCCTGTCAACCGGCGACCGCCGCGGCGTAGATGAGGTCACGACCACTTCGATCGACGCGTATCGGTTCTATGCCCAAGGCCTCGAACACAATAATCGTCGCCGCGATGCCGAGGCCGTCGCGATGTTCGAGAAGGCCGTCGCCATCGACCCACAGTTCGCGATGGCCTACGGCAAATTGGCGATCG
This region includes:
- a CDS encoding FlgO family outer membrane protein gives rise to the protein MPSPRPMELTGRSLGHYRVEEEISRGGMGVVYRATDTRLNRDVALKVLPQELTHSDDVRRRFLKEAQAASALEHPHIAVIHGADEVDGVAYIAMELIRGEKLSDLLTRSKLPAARSLELAAEIAAGLARAHEKGIVHRDLKPANVMVTDEGHAKIIDFGIAKLIEVSATAGAQTQTGRDTGVGVVLGTMTYMSPEQARGEVVDHRSDIFSFGILLHEMLAGQPPFRGKTGIETASAILHEAAPRLPSLGPTVIAEAGADIQRIVDKCLAKDPADRYQGMKDAVVDIRAARRRLDTGPQAAAAPATPAPMRVPTWGWLVAAVAVAAVAGVVLFTRGEAESSSDVVGGSGKPSVAVLYFDNTTGDKELDWMRTGITEMVVTDLSQSQGIEVVGTDRLYGILSELNRQDDRMLSPEAISEVAARTGVTNVVVGSYVRSGDAIRINVRLQEAKTGRIISSERVDGTSTSALFSMIDDLSRRIRTKFEGLRAEAAMLTAPGVGLSTGDRRGVDEVTTTSIDAYRFYAQGLEHNNRRRDAEAVAMFEKAVAIDPQFAMAYGKLAIVEGNRGNAERRDEFSAKAFALSDRLTPRDRAYIEGVHYASSPATRAKSMAAYERCLAIAPRHEACRNNLGLAYNGLERYVEAVQHFEVLIQAGTTIVQPYSNIGVGYRALGQPEKALAVVDAFATRNPDNAAAQVLLGVALVGVNRLDEAIRVLDKARLLDPLDTSAASTAGLTHLLREDWKAAASAAADLTSGPTDGHRFFGAQIQMGLSGFLGRSTDAVTWAERVVAANRAAGQRRSVGHMLTGLTLLARGQHALAAAATTKAVADAKGTVQEPVALLYQAWALSKARRPAEAEAAVTALLSMADPLSTVRDGRAANMARGFVALGRGDASAAIKPLQDAAATLTPRGPGPNTRSWHLPVWSALGQALFDSGRPGEARPWFEKVAGSGYERAVWPIEYVRSFYFLGRIYEQQGDTAKSREAYHRFVGYWKDGDLDRERIAEARKKIGS